A portion of the Haemophilus influenzae genome contains these proteins:
- a CDS encoding membrane protein, producing the protein MKKLATLTALAGALTMAVATAAQAESKSSSTDNTATSCVGDKCVKTKAAEGKCGEGKCGADKAKSAEGKCGEGKCGASKPKAAEGKCGEGKCGSK; encoded by the coding sequence ATGAAAAAATTAGCAACATTAACAGCATTAGCAGGTGCATTAACGATGGCAGTAGCGACAGCAGCACAGGCTGAATCAAAGTCAAGCAGTACTGATAATACAGCAACATCTTGTGTGGGCGATAAATGTGTCAAAACAAAAGCTGCAGAAGGTAAATGTGGTGAAGGCAAATGCGGTGCAGACAAAGCTAAATCTGCTGAAGGTAAATGTGGCGAGGGTAAATGTGGTGCGAGCAAACCGAAAGCTGCTGAAGGCAAATGTGGCGAAGGTAAATGCGGTTCTAAATAA
- a CDS encoding DoxX family protein: MQGIGSGVSLLILRFFLAWEFFESGLEKWNGQNWFAEIQDRFPFPFNLIPADINWHVAMGSELIFPFLLIFGVLTRFSALSLTILISVAWYSIHADSGYNVCDNGYKLPLIYVVTLLILITQGAGKLSLDTLIKKVYPTKSWLKFL; the protein is encoded by the coding sequence ATGCAAGGTATCGGCAGTGGCGTAAGTTTATTGATTTTACGCTTTTTTCTCGCGTGGGAATTTTTTGAATCAGGATTAGAAAAATGGAATGGACAAAATTGGTTCGCTGAAATACAAGATCGTTTTCCTTTTCCATTTAATCTTATTCCTGCCGATATTAATTGGCACGTTGCAATGGGATCAGAATTAATTTTCCCATTCTTGCTGATATTTGGGGTACTAACACGTTTTAGTGCATTAAGTTTAACGATTTTAATCTCTGTCGCGTGGTATAGCATTCACGCCGATTCAGGTTATAACGTATGTGATAATGGTTATAAATTACCATTAATTTATGTGGTGACTTTATTAATCTTAATTACGCAGGGAGCGGGGAAACTCTCTTTAGACACGCTTATTAAGAAGGTTTATCCAACTAAAAGCTGGTTGAAATTTCTCTAA
- a CDS encoding TIGR00153 family protein → MAMNNILGLFAHSPLKPLQKHSEKVTECSDLLIPFFQTTFSKNWEQAEEKRLEISQCEREADSLKREIRLKLPRGLFLPIDRTDLLELVTQQDKLANYAKDIAGRMIGRQFGIPEEMQEEFLHYVKRSLDAIHQAHRVIEEMDKLLETGFKGRELKLVNDMIQELDSIEDDTDQMQIKLRKMLYTIESRYNPIDVMFLYKIIEWVGVLADQAQRVGSRIELMLARS, encoded by the coding sequence ATGGCAATGAATAATATTCTCGGATTATTTGCCCATTCGCCTCTCAAACCGTTACAAAAACACTCTGAAAAAGTGACCGAATGTAGCGATCTTTTGATTCCTTTTTTTCAAACTACTTTCTCAAAGAATTGGGAACAAGCGGAAGAAAAACGCTTAGAAATTTCTCAATGTGAACGCGAAGCAGATAGTTTAAAACGTGAAATTCGATTGAAATTGCCACGTGGTTTATTCTTACCTATCGATCGTACTGATCTTTTAGAATTAGTCACGCAACAAGATAAACTTGCCAATTATGCCAAAGATATTGCAGGCCGTATGATTGGTCGTCAATTTGGTATTCCTGAAGAAATGCAAGAAGAATTCTTACATTACGTAAAACGAAGTTTAGATGCTATTCATCAAGCTCACCGAGTAATAGAAGAAATGGATAAGCTATTAGAAACGGGTTTTAAAGGCCGTGAACTCAAATTAGTCAATGATATGATTCAAGAACTTGATTCAATTGAAGATGATACAGACCAAATGCAGATCAAATTGCGTAAAATGCTTTACACCATCGAAAGCCGTTATAATCCAATTGATGTAATGTTCTTATATAAAATTATTGAATGGGTTGGCGTTTTGGCTGACCAAGCACAACGTGTCGGTTCGCGCATTGAATTAATGCTCGCGCGTTCATAA
- a CDS encoding inorganic phosphate transporter, which translates to MEIISQYGSWLVWITAAFGFFMAFGIGANDVSNSMGTSVGSGTITAKQAIIIALIFESAGAYLAGGEVTQTIKSGVIDPMQFVDTPDILALGMLSTLFASGAWLFIATKMGWPVSGTHTIIGAIIGFACITIGPSSVDWSKIGSIVGSWFVTPVIAGILAYAIFASTQKLIFDTEQPLKNAKKYGPYYMGITVFVLCIVTMKKGLKHVGLNLSNSETLIISLAISLIGMFFFHFYFKSKTFTQSANKGTFGAVEKVFSILMLLTACAMAFAHGSNDVANAIGPLSAVVSIVNEGGKIVSGGALTWWILPLGALGIAVGLITMGQKVMATVGSGITDLTPSRGFAAQFATAMTVVVASGTGLPISTTQTLVGAILGIGFARGIAALNLTVIRNIISSWIVTLPAGAFFAIIIFYVLRTIFN; encoded by the coding sequence ATGGAAATTATTAGTCAATATGGTTCTTGGTTGGTGTGGATCACAGCAGCCTTTGGCTTTTTTATGGCGTTCGGAATTGGAGCGAATGATGTCTCAAACTCAATGGGAACATCAGTAGGATCTGGTACCATAACCGCCAAACAAGCAATTATTATCGCATTAATTTTTGAATCTGCTGGTGCCTATCTAGCAGGTGGTGAAGTAACACAAACCATTAAAAGTGGTGTAATCGATCCAATGCAATTTGTCGATACGCCAGATATTTTAGCTCTAGGTATGCTTTCAACCTTATTTGCATCGGGTGCTTGGTTATTTATTGCAACCAAAATGGGTTGGCCAGTTTCTGGTACACACACTATTATTGGTGCAATTATTGGATTTGCCTGTATTACGATTGGCCCTAGTTCTGTAGATTGGTCAAAGATTGGCAGCATCGTTGGTAGCTGGTTTGTCACGCCTGTCATTGCGGGTATTTTGGCTTATGCAATCTTTGCAAGTACGCAAAAACTTATTTTTGATACCGAACAACCACTAAAAAATGCAAAAAAATATGGCCCTTATTATATGGGGATAACCGTATTTGTACTTTGTATCGTGACGATGAAAAAAGGCTTAAAACACGTAGGCTTAAATCTTTCAAACAGTGAAACTTTAATCATTTCACTTGCCATCAGTCTTATCGGAATGTTTTTCTTCCATTTCTATTTTAAAAGCAAAACCTTCACTCAATCAGCAAACAAAGGCACTTTTGGTGCAGTAGAAAAAGTCTTCAGTATTTTAATGTTATTAACCGCTTGTGCGATGGCATTTGCGCACGGTTCTAATGACGTAGCCAATGCAATTGGCCCTCTTTCTGCAGTGGTCTCTATTGTAAATGAAGGCGGTAAAATTGTTTCAGGTGGAGCCTTAACTTGGTGGATTTTACCACTAGGTGCATTAGGTATTGCAGTAGGCTTAATTACTATGGGACAAAAAGTGATGGCGACTGTTGGATCTGGGATTACCGATTTAACGCCAAGCCGTGGCTTTGCTGCTCAATTTGCTACAGCGATGACCGTTGTCGTGGCATCAGGCACAGGCTTACCCATCTCAACAACACAAACACTTGTTGGAGCTATTTTAGGTATCGGCTTTGCACGTGGTATCGCAGCACTGAATTTAACGGTTATCCGAAACATCATTAGTTCTTGGATTGTCACATTACCAGCAGGCGCATTTTTCGCCATTATTATTTTCTATGTGCTAAGAACTATCTTTAATTAA
- a CDS encoding TIGR04211 family SH3 domain-containing protein produces MKKIYKALISSLLLSTSINVAYAETQYVTENLSTFLRRGAGEQFKIAGSIQAGEAVNVLERQGKYTLIRDNKNREAWILNSDLSSTPSSKEENPKLKAQVQELTLKLSRLDGDWQQRTVEMQRRTKQAEQQSADLLEQNSQLKRELEMTKNKNRDLEAILDAGKREIAIQWFIYGGSVLGVGLLFGLLIPYVLPKRRRRDGWE; encoded by the coding sequence ATGAAAAAGATCTATAAAGCCTTAATCTCATCTTTACTTTTAAGTACATCAATAAATGTTGCTTATGCGGAAACCCAATATGTTACTGAAAATTTAAGTACTTTCTTACGTCGTGGTGCTGGCGAACAATTTAAAATTGCAGGTTCAATTCAAGCAGGCGAAGCGGTGAATGTATTAGAACGCCAAGGCAAATACACACTCATTCGCGACAATAAAAATCGTGAAGCTTGGATTTTAAATTCAGACTTAAGTAGCACGCCAAGTAGTAAAGAAGAAAATCCAAAATTAAAAGCGCAAGTCCAAGAATTAACCTTAAAACTTAGTCGTTTAGATGGCGATTGGCAACAGCGTACCGTCGAAATGCAACGTCGAACCAAACAAGCTGAGCAACAAAGTGCGGATCTTTTAGAACAAAATTCACAATTGAAACGTGAACTTGAAATGACCAAAAATAAAAATCGTGATTTAGAAGCGATACTTGATGCAGGTAAACGAGAAATTGCGATCCAATGGTTTATTTATGGCGGTTCAGTATTAGGCGTAGGCTTACTCTTCGGCTTGCTCATTCCTTATGTGTTACCAAAACGTCGCCGTCGTGATGGCTGGGAATAA
- a CDS encoding multifunctional CCA addition/repair protein — translation MKVYLVGGAVRDQLLGLPVKDRDWIVVGTDPATLLSLGYQQVGKDFPVFLNPKTKEEYALARTERKSSAGYTGFICDFSPTITLEQDLIRRDLTINAMAQSEDGEIIDPYGGKQDLENRILRHISPAFSEDPLRVLRVARFAARYHSLGFKIASETLALMTELALSGELQHLTAERVWLETEKALNEKNPEIYFETLHKTGALSVLFSEIDALHGVPNPVKHHPEVDSFIHTMLVLKQAVNLTENNPILNKSEVRFAAICHDLGKALTPQNILPHHYGHEQAGIKPTRSLCKRLKVPSYFQELAELTCEFHTHIHKAFELRAETVITLFNRFDVWRKPQRFQEFLQVCLADTRGRTGFETKDYPQIDYINQLLHTANEVDVQQVIADGFEKQAIKNELTKRRILAVKQTKTNYPTN, via the coding sequence ATGAAAGTTTATTTGGTTGGAGGGGCTGTTCGCGATCAATTATTGGGGTTACCAGTAAAAGATCGTGATTGGATTGTGGTAGGCACAGACCCCGCTACGCTACTCTCTCTCGGTTATCAGCAAGTAGGCAAAGATTTTCCGGTTTTTCTCAATCCTAAAACAAAAGAAGAATATGCGCTTGCCCGAACAGAACGTAAATCTAGCGCAGGTTACACTGGCTTTATTTGTGATTTCTCCCCAACAATCACATTAGAACAAGATTTAATTCGACGAGATCTCACTATTAACGCGATGGCTCAAAGCGAAGACGGTGAAATTATCGATCCTTATGGCGGAAAACAAGATTTAGAAAATCGAATTTTACGCCATATTTCTCCCGCTTTTTCAGAAGATCCTTTACGTGTATTGCGCGTGGCACGCTTTGCAGCCCGTTATCATTCTCTCGGTTTCAAAATTGCCTCGGAAACATTAGCTCTAATGACAGAACTTGCCCTATCGGGAGAATTACAACATCTCACGGCGGAACGCGTTTGGCTAGAAACAGAAAAAGCCTTAAACGAAAAAAATCCTGAAATTTATTTTGAAACCTTACATAAAACAGGCGCATTAAGCGTTTTATTTTCTGAAATTGATGCCCTTCATGGGGTGCCAAATCCAGTAAAACATCATCCCGAAGTGGACAGTTTTATTCATACCATGTTGGTATTAAAACAAGCGGTTAATTTGACTGAAAATAACCCTATCCTAAATAAAAGTGAGGTTCGTTTTGCGGCTATTTGTCATGATCTTGGCAAGGCTCTTACACCTCAAAATATTCTTCCTCATCATTATGGGCATGAACAAGCTGGCATAAAACCGACTAGATCATTGTGCAAACGCTTGAAGGTTCCAAGTTATTTTCAAGAACTTGCAGAACTGACTTGTGAATTTCACACGCATATTCACAAAGCCTTTGAGCTTCGAGCTGAAACCGTCATAACGCTGTTTAATCGTTTTGATGTGTGGAGAAAACCACAACGCTTTCAAGAATTTCTACAAGTATGTCTAGCTGATACTCGAGGTAGAACTGGTTTTGAAACTAAAGACTATCCACAAATAGATTACATCAATCAGTTATTACATACGGCAAATGAAGTAGATGTACAGCAAGTTATTGCCGATGGATTTGAGAAACAAGCAATCAAAAATGAATTAACGAAACGAAGAATCTTAGCGGTTAAACAAACAAAAACGAATTACCCAACAAATTAA
- the lolB gene encoding lipoprotein insertase outer membrane protein LolB, protein MKTFKFLTALFVTAILTACTLDMERPTNVQYIDKTDAIWQQHLQKIQKIQSYQAKGQIGYISPTERFSSRFEWQYQNPKSYTLKLYSLISKSTLLIQMHQSGMTISDNNGNQQSAANAKQLLQEIIGMDIPLEHLVYWLKGQPAMNADYQVGTNHLLGAFTYHVDGSQWTADYLTYHSNNSMPENILLKNDSTKQTLKIRVDEWIY, encoded by the coding sequence ATGAAAACGTTTAAATTTCTCACCGCACTTTTTGTCACTGCGATTCTAACCGCTTGCACATTAGATATGGAACGTCCTACTAATGTACAATACATTGATAAAACGGATGCGATATGGCAACAACATTTACAAAAGATTCAAAAAATTCAATCCTATCAAGCCAAAGGACAAATTGGTTATATCAGTCCTACAGAACGTTTTTCTAGCCGCTTTGAATGGCAATACCAAAATCCAAAATCTTATACGCTTAAACTCTATTCTTTAATCAGTAAATCTACCCTGTTGATTCAAATGCATCAAAGCGGGATGACAATTTCCGATAACAACGGTAATCAACAATCTGCAGCCAATGCGAAACAATTATTACAAGAGATCATTGGAATGGACATTCCTTTAGAACATTTAGTTTATTGGTTGAAAGGCCAACCAGCAATGAATGCAGATTATCAAGTTGGCACCAACCATTTACTTGGTGCATTTACTTATCATGTGGATGGTTCTCAATGGACGGCAGATTATCTAACCTATCACTCAAATAATTCGATGCCTGAAAATATTTTGCTGAAAAATGACAGCACGAAACAAACCTTAAAAATTCGCGTAGACGAGTGGATTTACTAA
- the ispE gene encoding 4-(cytidine 5'-diphospho)-2-C-methyl-D-erythritol kinase encodes MKSHQFSTALCQNTTESNGQPLRFPSPAKLNLFLYINGKLPNGYHELQTLFQFLDFGDWLDISIREQDNQIVLTPEIPNLKTENNLIYRAAKLLQEKANIQLGANIHLDKILPMGGGVGGGSSNAATALVALNYLWQANLSIDELAKLGLTLGADVPIFVHGHAAFAEGVGEKITYCEPAEKWFVILKPDDSISTAVIFQDPNLPRNTPKKSLEQLLSEPYKNDCEKVVINHYSNVEKALNWLLQYAPARLTGTGACVFAEFDHEAEAQAVFRKKPEAFFGFVAKGLNVSPLHAMLKQLSSTHTHRQSKPEVL; translated from the coding sequence ATGAAATCACATCAATTTTCTACCGCACTTTGCCAAAATACAACAGAATCAAATGGGCAGCCATTACGCTTCCCTAGCCCAGCCAAACTGAATTTATTTCTTTATATCAATGGAAAATTGCCGAACGGCTATCATGAATTACAAACGCTTTTCCAATTTTTAGATTTTGGCGATTGGTTAGACATTAGTATTCGGGAACAAGATAATCAAATTGTTTTAACGCCAGAAATTCCAAATCTAAAAACGGAAAATAATCTAATTTATCGAGCCGCAAAACTTTTACAAGAAAAAGCCAATATTCAATTGGGTGCGAATATTCATTTAGATAAAATTCTTCCAATGGGAGGCGGTGTTGGTGGTGGTTCATCCAATGCAGCAACCGCATTAGTCGCTTTAAATTATTTATGGCAAGCCAATTTATCCATTGATGAACTAGCAAAATTGGGATTAACATTAGGCGCGGATGTGCCAATATTTGTACATGGACACGCAGCTTTTGCTGAAGGCGTTGGGGAAAAAATCACTTATTGTGAACCTGCCGAAAAATGGTTTGTTATATTAAAACCCGATGATTCAATATCGACGGCTGTCATCTTTCAAGATCCAAATTTACCACGTAATACACCGAAAAAATCCCTCGAACAACTTTTGAGTGAACCTTATAAAAACGATTGCGAAAAAGTTGTGATAAATCATTATTCAAACGTTGAAAAAGCGTTAAACTGGTTGCTACAATATGCGCCGGCAAGATTAACAGGAACGGGAGCCTGTGTTTTTGCTGAATTTGATCATGAAGCAGAAGCGCAAGCGGTATTTAGAAAAAAACCAGAAGCATTTTTTGGTTTCGTCGCTAAAGGACTCAATGTGTCTCCCTTGCACGCAATGTTGAAGCAGCTATCATCAACTCATACTCATCGACAATCTAAACCTGAGGTTTTATAA
- a CDS encoding ribose-phosphate pyrophosphokinase — MPDIKLFAGNATPELAKRISERLYISLGDATVARFSDGEIQVQINENVRGADVFIIQSTCAPTNDNLMELVVMVDALRRASAGRITAVIPYFGYARQDRRVRSARVPITAKVVADLLSIVGIDRVLTCDLHAEQIQGFFDVPVDNVFGSPVLIHDILKKSDLKNPIVVSPDIGGVVRARAVAKLLNDTDMAIIDKRRPRANVAQVMHIIGDVADRDCILVDDMIDTGGTLCKAAEALKERGAKRVFAYATHAVFSGAAAKNLASDAIDEVVVTDTIPLSEEIKAIGKVRVLTLSSMLAEAIRRISNEESISAMFN; from the coding sequence ATGCCTGACATTAAACTCTTCGCGGGTAATGCTACACCTGAACTTGCAAAACGTATTTCTGAACGTTTATATATTTCACTAGGCGATGCAACAGTCGCTCGTTTCAGCGATGGAGAAATTCAAGTTCAAATTAATGAAAATGTGCGTGGTGCGGATGTATTTATCATCCAATCAACTTGTGCGCCAACCAATGATAACTTGATGGAATTGGTTGTGATGGTAGATGCGTTACGTCGCGCATCTGCTGGTCGTATTACTGCCGTAATTCCTTATTTCGGCTATGCTCGCCAAGATCGTCGTGTTCGTTCTGCTCGTGTGCCTATTACCGCTAAAGTTGTGGCAGATTTACTTTCAATTGTTGGTATTGACCGTGTCTTAACCTGTGACCTACACGCAGAACAAATCCAAGGTTTCTTTGATGTTCCCGTAGACAACGTATTTGGTTCGCCAGTTTTAATTCACGATATTTTGAAAAAATCTGATCTTAAAAATCCAATTGTTGTTTCCCCAGATATTGGCGGCGTTGTACGTGCTCGCGCTGTCGCTAAATTATTAAATGATACGGATATGGCTATTATTGACAAACGTCGCCCTCGTGCAAACGTAGCACAAGTGATGCATATTATCGGTGATGTTGCAGATCGTGATTGTATTTTGGTTGATGATATGATTGATACTGGCGGTACGCTTTGTAAAGCGGCAGAAGCATTAAAAGAACGTGGTGCAAAACGTGTTTTTGCTTATGCAACTCACGCCGTTTTCTCTGGTGCAGCAGCCAAAAATTTAGCCAGCGATGCCATTGATGAAGTTGTAGTTACTGACACGATTCCTCTATCAGAAGAAATAAAAGCGATCGGTAAAGTTCGCGTGCTTACGCTTTCTTCCATGCTGGCAGAAGCCATTCGCCGCATTAGCAACGAAGAATCTATTTCTGCGATGTTTAACTAA
- the tyrS gene encoding tyrosine--tRNA ligase, translating to MTDINTVLAELKRGTDEILSEADLIEKLKENRPLKVKLGADPTAPDIHLGHTVVLNKLRQFQQLGHEVYFLIGDFTGMVGDPSGKNATRPPLSREDVLRNAETYKEQIYKILDPQKTKIVFNSEWLSKLGTEGMIRLASNYTVARMLERDDFKKRFGNNQPIAIHEFIYPLLQGYDSVALDADVELGGTDQKFNLLVGRELQKSAGKKPQVAITLPLLVGLDGEKKMSKSLGNYIGVTEAPSDMFGKVMSISDELMWDWYNLLSFRPLSEIAQLKSEVENGKNPRDVKILLAKELIARFHNEEAANAAEQEFINRFQKGAMPDEMPEFTFSGEIGLATLLKEAGLVPSTSEAIRSAQQGGVKINGEKVDNVKDNAPKGTNVYQVGKRKFARVTVE from the coding sequence ATGACTGACATTAATACCGTTCTCGCGGAACTAAAGCGTGGTACTGATGAAATCCTTTCAGAAGCGGATTTAATCGAAAAACTGAAAGAAAATCGCCCATTAAAAGTAAAATTAGGCGCAGATCCAACCGCACCAGATATTCATTTAGGACATACTGTTGTATTAAACAAATTACGTCAATTTCAACAACTCGGTCATGAAGTCTATTTCTTAATTGGCGATTTTACTGGAATGGTGGGCGATCCATCAGGTAAAAATGCGACTCGTCCTCCGCTCAGCCGTGAAGATGTATTGCGCAATGCGGAAACCTATAAAGAGCAAATTTATAAAATTCTCGATCCTCAAAAAACCAAAATCGTCTTCAACTCTGAATGGTTAAGCAAACTTGGTACAGAAGGTATGATTCGCCTTGCAAGCAACTACACTGTTGCACGTATGCTTGAACGCGACGACTTCAAAAAACGCTTTGGCAACAACCAACCCATTGCCATCCATGAATTTATTTATCCATTACTGCAAGGCTACGATTCCGTTGCATTAGATGCAGATGTGGAACTAGGCGGTACAGACCAAAAATTCAACTTACTTGTTGGTCGTGAATTACAAAAATCAGCAGGCAAAAAACCACAGGTTGCGATTACACTCCCATTACTCGTTGGCTTAGACGGCGAGAAAAAAATGTCTAAATCACTTGGTAACTATATTGGCGTAACGGAAGCACCAAGCGATATGTTCGGTAAAGTGATGTCAATTTCTGATGAACTCATGTGGGATTGGTATAACCTTCTTTCATTCCGTCCATTAAGTGAAATTGCACAATTAAAATCGGAAGTAGAAAACGGCAAAAATCCACGTGATGTAAAAATCTTATTAGCAAAAGAATTAATTGCACGTTTCCACAATGAAGAGGCAGCAAACGCTGCAGAACAAGAATTTATTAACCGTTTCCAAAAAGGCGCAATGCCTGATGAAATGCCTGAATTTACGTTTTCTGGCGAAATTGGTTTAGCCACCTTATTAAAAGAAGCTGGTCTTGTTCCTTCCACTTCTGAAGCGATTCGCTCTGCTCAACAAGGCGGTGTAAAAATCAATGGTGAAAAAGTCGATAACGTAAAAGATAATGCACCGAAAGGCACAAATGTTTACCAAGTGGGTAAACGAAAATTTGCGCGTGTGACTGTGGAATAA
- the sfsA gene encoding DNA/RNA nuclease SfsA, with protein sequence MQLPALQSAKLIRRYKRFLADIELPTGDVMTIHCANTGAMTGCGEKGDTIWYSHSDSQTRKYPHSWELTQLANGQLCCINTHRSNQLVFEALQNKQIKELAMYDEIYPEVKYGEENSRIDFLLKGEGLPDCYVEVKSITLVKGNLGMFPDAVTTRGQKHVRELLAMKKQGHRAVVLFAGLHNGFDRFKIAEYIDPEYDRLLKEAMEQGVEAYAYVGQFEISNEIPTALSLIESVPYIK encoded by the coding sequence ATGCAACTTCCAGCTTTACAATCGGCAAAATTAATTCGTCGTTACAAACGCTTTCTTGCGGATATTGAACTACCAACTGGTGATGTGATGACAATTCATTGCGCCAATACAGGTGCGATGACTGGCTGCGGTGAAAAAGGCGATACCATTTGGTATTCACATTCTGATAGCCAAACCCGCAAATATCCCCATTCTTGGGAGCTCACACAACTTGCAAATGGACAACTTTGTTGTATCAATACGCATCGTTCTAATCAGCTTGTCTTTGAAGCATTGCAAAATAAACAAATCAAAGAATTAGCAATGTATGATGAAATTTATCCTGAAGTGAAATACGGCGAAGAAAATAGCCGAATTGATTTCTTACTAAAAGGCGAGGGTTTGCCTGATTGTTATGTAGAAGTGAAATCAATCACGCTTGTAAAAGGTAATTTAGGTATGTTCCCCGATGCGGTTACTACGCGTGGACAAAAACACGTTCGTGAATTACTCGCAATGAAAAAACAAGGTCATAGAGCAGTGGTGCTATTTGCTGGGTTACATAATGGGTTTGATCGTTTCAAAATCGCAGAATATATTGATCCTGAATATGATCGCTTATTAAAAGAAGCAATGGAACAAGGTGTTGAAGCCTATGCTTATGTGGGACAATTTGAAATTTCTAATGAAATTCCTACCGCACTTTCTTTGATAGAATCGGTGCCTTATATAAAATAA
- the hmrM gene encoding sodium-coupled multidrug efflux MATE transporter HmrM produces the protein MNFRLLSQYHTDIKKLIKISLPILLAQIAQNSMGLADTIMAGRVSSTDMAAISIGASIWMPLMFFGQGLLLALPPTISYLNGSGQHHRIAHQVRQGIWLVLGVSIPLGLLIYFCEIPLQYMQMESKMSDLARDYLHAMLWGLPAYLMLINFRCLNDGIEKTKPAMVITFLGLLINIPLNYIFIYGKFGMPAFGAVGCGIATAIVNWAMCLMMIFYSYTNTQERSLKVFSQLIEMPNPKTLKKLLRLGLPIAIAICCEVALYALTSLMLSPLGATIVASHQITLNTSSFIFMFPMSIGMATTILVGQALGAGSPQNAKKIGYAALLLGLTVTIVTALITIFFRYEIASIFVTDEIVIAMAANLLLFAALYQFSDTIQMVVGGILRGYKDTKVILYITLFSYWVIGVPLGYTLGRTDWLVPHIDAKGFWIAFVVSLTFAAFLLSLRMKKMQAMNDNAILQRLEKLK, from the coding sequence ATGAATTTTCGTCTTTTATCTCAATACCACACTGATATTAAAAAGTTGATTAAAATTTCCTTGCCTATTTTATTAGCGCAAATTGCACAAAACTCAATGGGATTAGCGGATACCATTATGGCGGGGCGAGTGAGTTCCACTGATATGGCAGCCATTTCTATTGGTGCTTCAATTTGGATGCCATTGATGTTTTTTGGGCAAGGTTTATTGTTGGCATTGCCGCCTACAATTTCTTATTTGAATGGTTCAGGCCAACACCATCGCATTGCACATCAAGTTCGCCAAGGCATTTGGCTTGTGTTAGGCGTGAGTATTCCTTTAGGTTTACTGATTTATTTCTGTGAAATTCCGCTGCAATATATGCAAATGGAAAGCAAAATGTCAGATTTAGCACGCGATTATTTACACGCGATGTTGTGGGGATTGCCAGCTTATTTGATGCTGATTAATTTTCGTTGTTTAAATGATGGGATTGAGAAAACCAAGCCTGCGATGGTCATTACCTTTTTAGGTTTATTGATTAATATTCCGCTTAATTACATTTTTATTTATGGAAAATTTGGTATGCCTGCTTTTGGTGCGGTGGGCTGTGGTATTGCGACAGCTATTGTGAACTGGGCAATGTGCTTAATGATGATTTTCTATTCCTACACGAATACTCAAGAACGTTCACTAAAAGTATTTAGTCAATTAATTGAAATGCCAAATCCGAAAACACTTAAAAAATTACTGCGTTTAGGATTACCCATTGCCATTGCAATTTGTTGCGAAGTGGCGTTATATGCACTTACGTCCTTAATGCTTTCTCCGCTGGGTGCAACTATTGTGGCAAGCCATCAAATTACGCTGAATACTAGTTCTTTTATTTTTATGTTCCCTATGTCGATTGGTATGGCAACGACGATTTTAGTTGGACAAGCATTGGGTGCAGGTTCTCCACAAAATGCGAAGAAAATTGGCTATGCCGCATTATTATTAGGGCTAACTGTGACAATTGTTACTGCATTAATTACGATTTTTTTCCGTTATGAAATTGCATCGATCTTCGTGACAGATGAAATTGTCATCGCCATGGCAGCAAATCTATTATTATTTGCCGCACTTTATCAATTTTCAGATACCATTCAAATGGTGGTTGGTGGTATTTTACGTGGTTATAAAGATACTAAAGTCATTTTATACATTACCCTTTTCTCTTATTGGGTAATTGGTGTGCCACTTGGTTATACGCTAGGTCGTACAGATTGGCTTGTGCCACACATTGATGCGAAAGGTTTCTGGATTGCCTTTGTGGTCTCGCTCACTTTTGCGGCATTCTTACTTTCTTTGAGAATGAAAAAAATGCAAGCTATGAACGACAACGCTATTTTACAACGTTTAGAAAAACTTAAATAA